Genomic window (Flavobacteriales bacterium):
AAGCCGGCGGAGCATCATCCTCGGGATCGAAGGCACGGGACAGATCCAGGTGATCAAGGCGCAAGTGCCGACGGCCGAACTGGACCGGTACAGTACACGCCTGCGGAGCCTCACACAAGGCCGGGGCAGCCATACCGAACACTTCCTTGAGTACAGGCCGATTTCCGCAGAGCTGCAGCACAAGCTGGTACACGGCCATCTGCGGGAGGAAACACCCGCTTGATCTTCAACGCTCCATCACCCCTTGCGTGCCGGGGGTGATGGACATGCCGTCGTTGGAGCGGTCCACATCGCCGAGCCTTCCGAAGGGGTCCAGTTCGATGCGTTGGATGCGCGCCAGCGGCACCGGGATGGTGAAGGAATACGTGGGGTCGGTCCATTGCCATGGAGGCAGTGTGTGCCATTCGTGCCCGTCGGGCTGTTCTTTGCGCGCGCCCAGCATTAACGAGAGCGGGATGTGGAACAGCTCCAATTCGCCCTGTGCTCCTTGCACGACCACGTCCACCGGCATCAGCATGAGGTCCTTCCGCTCCAAGGTCACCGTGGTGCTGTCCCCGTGCTGCATCACGCCCTTCACCGCATAGTCCAATTTGCGCGTGGTATTGATCCATTCATTGAAGTACCACGCTAATTGCAGGCCGCTCTCCTTCTCCATGACCCGCTGCACATCAATGGGCCGGGGATGTTTGAACCCGCAAGTCGCGTAGTAGCGGCGCAGCCCCCGTTGAAGCGTGCTGTCGCCGATCACCGCACCGAGCTGGTCCAGAAAGAATTCGCCCTTACTGTAGGTGTTGTCGCTGTATGCCCGGTTTGTGGCGAACTGGTCCGCCTCGAGGCTCATCGGCTCATGGTGCGGGGATGCCACAAGCCGCAGATAAGCGGCCATGGCATCAGAGTGGACGCGTCCTTTTGTGTTTCCGGGAAATAGTTCTTTCATCACTTTGCTGCCCGCGTACTCCGAAAAGCCTTCATCCATCCATGGGAAGCTCAGCTCGTCACTGGCCAGCACGCCGTAGTACCAATTGTGCAGCACCTCATGTACGCTGGTGCCAACAAGGCTGCCTAAGCGCCGCTCGCCGGTGATCAATGTGAACATGGGGTATTCCATCCCGCCATCACCACCTTGGGCAAAGGTGAAGGTGGGCCACGGGTACTTGCCGAAATTCCGGTCCATGTATTCCACCGTGCGCACCATGTAGCCGGGCAACTGGCCCCAGACTTCTTCAAACTTTGGGGAGTCTTTGTAGATGAAGCGCAGCAACGGCCCACCAGGCACTTGGGCGGTAACGTTCTTATAGTCCGGGTCAGCGGACCAAGCAAAGTCATGGACCTTCGGAGCCTTGAAGTGCCACGTGAGCTTGCCGTCGGAACGCTTTTGGTTTTTTGTCCGCTGCGCGTAGCCGTGGCCGATCTCCTTCGCATTGGCAAGCACCCCGGTTGCCGCAACGGTGAACGTGCTGTCCAAGGTGATCTTCACGTCGTAGTCCCCCCATTCACCATAGAACTCGCGGCTCACATAGGGGTCGGCATGCCAGCCGCGGTCATCGTATGCCGCCACTTTCGGGAACCATTGCGCCATGCTATAAGCGACCCCTTCGGCATTGTCGCGGCCACTGCGGCGGATCTGGACCGGCACCTGCCCATGAAAATCGATGCGCAATGTGGTGTGCTTCCCCGGGAGCAGTGGTCGGGCAAGCGTGACGCGGAGCACCGTTCCCAGCGGTTCCAACCGTACCGCTCTCCCGTCTTGTGTAATGAGGGTGCAGGTCAGGTCGCCTACCTCCTCCTGCGAAAGAGCAGCGATGCGGTCACCGACCCTGGCGTCCGGATCGACGATGGTGCGCGCCCGGACATCCATTTCACTGCCCGGCTTAAATGCATTGAGATACAGGTGGAAGAATAGCTCCCGGAGCGTATCCGGGCTGTTATTCTGGTATCGGAGGACTTCCGTACCCGTGAAACGGTGCGACTTCACGTCCAAGTCCACGATCAGGTCGCAAGTGATGTGTTGCTGCCATCGGTCACATTGGGCGCTTACGGAAAGCGCGACGAAAAGCGCCGCAGCGATGGAATAATACCGCATGGCCCAAAGATGGCCTGTTCCGGATCACGGTCAGGCCACGGCTTGTTAAGAGAGCCAACGGCAAACACCTCCAAGACCGGATATTCAGTAACCGGTCGGCCTGTGGATAAGCCCTTGGAAACCTGTTTGGAACCTGTGGAGAAGCCGAGGAAAACCTGTTTGGAACCCGTGCGTAGCCTGTTCACCCATGGTGAACAACTTGTTGATCAGGACAGAAGGCTCTGCCGTAGGGCGAACTCCAACTGACGA
Coding sequences:
- a CDS encoding M1 family metallopeptidase, coding for MRYYSIAAALFVALSVSAQCDRWQQHITCDLIVDLDVKSHRFTGTEVLRYQNNSPDTLRELFFHLYLNAFKPGSEMDVRARTIVDPDARVGDRIAALSQEEVGDLTCTLITQDGRAVRLEPLGTVLRVTLARPLLPGKHTTLRIDFHGQVPVQIRRSGRDNAEGVAYSMAQWFPKVAAYDDRGWHADPYVSREFYGEWGDYDVKITLDSTFTVAATGVLANAKEIGHGYAQRTKNQKRSDGKLTWHFKAPKVHDFAWSADPDYKNVTAQVPGGPLLRFIYKDSPKFEEVWGQLPGYMVRTVEYMDRNFGKYPWPTFTFAQGGDGGMEYPMFTLITGERRLGSLVGTSVHEVLHNWYYGVLASDELSFPWMDEGFSEYAGSKVMKELFPGNTKGRVHSDAMAAYLRLVASPHHEPMSLEADQFATNRAYSDNTYSKGEFFLDQLGAVIGDSTLQRGLRRYYATCGFKHPRPIDVQRVMEKESGLQLAWYFNEWINTTRKLDYAVKGVMQHGDSTTVTLERKDLMLMPVDVVVQGAQGELELFHIPLSLMLGARKEQPDGHEWHTLPPWQWTDPTYSFTIPVPLARIQRIELDPFGRLGDVDRSNDGMSITPGTQGVMER